Proteins encoded by one window of Amaranthus tricolor cultivar Red isolate AtriRed21 chromosome 4, ASM2621246v1, whole genome shotgun sequence:
- the LOC130810592 gene encoding E3 ubiquitin-protein ligase ATL6-like translates to MQTKNHLILSSLLILVLLAPSNIVAQDSFKGNTGDVFTPSTIIIIIMGIIFMFTGCLAVFLRQFSDGCFGLNVAPPNPNLTSDGQIITHGLDPESIKSLPTYLYSDVKQHRKGQVDLNCPVCLSEFQDEEVLRLLPVCSHVFHPRCIDLWLTKHVTCPICRQSLVPESGVTKPHSIIHVPPQGDQSQPSDHHEFHQDSDNGEMVDDVKKVIVGKFPRSHSTGHSMGDNSDRFTLVLPEEVQNRLPDRSKTLSSILSPRNANRCGWFSVTPPIININIRSNSASTSSVVNSSKTLTRGPVKTTDRLWPI, encoded by the coding sequence atgcaAACAAAAAACCACTTAATTCTTTCCTCTCTACTCATTCTAGTCCTCCTAGCACCATCAAACATTGTAGCCCAAGATAGCTTCAAAGGTAACACTGGAGACGTCTTCACACCATCAaccataatcatcatcatcatgggAATAATCTTCATGTTTACAGGCTGCCTTGCGGTTTTCCTACGCCAATTCTCTGATGGTTGTTTTGGTCTCAACGTGGCCCCACCTAACCCGAACCTAACCAGTGACGGGCAAATCATTACCCATGGGCTTGACCCGGAATCCATTAAATCCCTTCCTACATACCTTTACTCAGATGTTAAACAACACAGAAAAGGTCAAGTCGATCTGAACTGTCCGGTATGTTTAAGTGAATTCCAAGACGAAGAAGTCTTACGTTTGTTGCCCGTTTGTAGTCATGTATTTCATCCTCGTTGTATCGATCTTTGGCTTACGAAACATGTAACATGTCCCATTTGTAGACAATCTTTGGTTCCTGAATCAGGTGTTACTAAACCCCACAGTATTATCCATGTACCGCCTCAAGGAGATCAATCACAACCGTCTGATCATCATGAATTTCATCAAGATAGTGATAATGGTGAAATGGTTGATGATGTTAAGAAGGTGATTGTTGGAAAGTTTCCTAGGTCGCATTCAACCGGTCATTCTATGGGGGATAATTCAGACCGGTTTACATTAGTCTTACCGGAAGAGGTTCAAAATAGATTACCCGACCGGTCTAAGACGTTGTCTTCTATACTTAGTCCTAGGAATGCTAACAGGTGTGGCTGGTTTTCTGTTACTCCtcctattattaatattaatatccGGTCTAATTCGGCATCAACCAGTTCGGTCGTCAATAGTTCAAAGACTTTGACTCGTGGACCGGTTAAAACGACTGATCGTTTATGGcctatataa
- the LOC130810591 gene encoding protein DETOXIFICATION 27-like isoform X2 gives MRKPPKMGDDLQHSLLLHLNPNNTIVHSGDDLEAKINLIGTQKTWEEFKKVWRIAGPSIFCRVAMFSLTIITQSLAGHLSDLDLAAFSIATTLLISISFGFLILGQSAEVAERTGLVARWLIPMHLSFVFQFSLQRFLQSQLKMAIIAWSSAVALAVHAVISWFFVYKLGVGIVGTALTLDFSWWFSVFILCGYIFYGGCPLTWNGLSSKAFTELWDFFKLALASGVMVLLENVYYRFLVIASGGAGSSHVAVDALSICVTLFGWESMVPLGILAATGVRVAIELGAGNVNNAKFAAKVCMLTSLVIGLIFFSLVVAIPDRLAMIFTPNLSVISGVHELAVLLGSTILLNSVPPVILGIAVGSGWQVLAAYINIGSYYLVGVPLGIFIGLVLKFGYMGIWVGMLGGSLTQIMLLAAVASKLEWEKEVLKARGKQFMMNKALDD, from the exons ATGAGAAAGCCACCAAAAATGGGGGATGATCTACAACACTCATTGCTGCTGCATCTGAATCCCAACAATACAATTGTTCATTCAGGAGATGATTTAGAGGCTAAAATCAATCTGATTGGAACACAGAAGACATGGGAAGAATTCAAGAAAGTATGGAGAATAGCAGGGCCATCCATTTTTTGCCGTGTTGCAATGTTCTCTCTTACTATCATCACTCAATCTTTGGCTGGTCATTTGAGTGACCTTGACCTTGCCGCTTTCTCCATTGCCACTACCCTTCTCATTTCCATTAGCTTTGGCTTTTTG ATCCTAGGCCAATCAGCCGAAGTGGCTGAAAGAACTGGCTTAGTAGCGAGATGGTTGATCCCCATGCACCTAAGCTTTGTATTTCAGTTTTCACTCCAGAGGTTTTTACAAAGCCAACTAAAAATGGCCATCATTGCTTGGTCTTCTGCTGTAGCGTTAGCAGTACATGCCGTTATCAGCTGGTTTTTTGTGTATAAGCTTGGTGTTGGTATAGTAGGAACTGCCCTTACTCTTGATTTCTCGTGGTGGTTCTCTGTATTTATACTGTGTGGATACATTTTTTACGGTGGGTGTCCTTTAACATGGAATGGTTTGTCATCGAAAGCCTTTACTGAATTGTGGGACTTCTTCAAGCTTGCTTTGGCTTCTGGTGTGATGGTCTT ATTGGAGAATGTCTATTACCGCTTCCTAGTTATAGCATCTGGGGGTGCTGGAAGCTCACATGTTGCTGTTGATGCTCTCTCCATATG TGTAACGCTGTTTGGCTGGGAGTCCATGGTTCCACTTGGAATCCTTGCTGCCACTGG CGTGCGAGTAGCCATAGAGCTGGGAGCAGGAAATGTCAACAACGCCAAGTTTGCTGCTAAAGTGTGCATGCTGACATCGTTAGTCATCGGATTGATATTTTTCTCACTAGTCGTAGCCATCCCTGACAGATTGGCAATGATTTTCACTCCGAACTTGTCTGTGATCTCCGGTGTCCATGAGCTAGCAGTTCTACTGGGATCCACTATTCTCTTAAATAGCGTTCCTCCAGTCATCTTAG GCATAGCAGTCGGATCTGGCTGGCAAGTATTGGCAGCATATATAAATATCGGAAGCTATTACTTGGTGGGCGTCCCTCTTGGGATTTTTATTGGGCTTGTATTAAAGTTTGGATACATG GGAATCTGGGTTGGAATGCTCGGTGGAAGTCTGACACAGATAATGCTGCTGGCTGCCGTCGCAAGCAAACTTGAATGGGAAAAGGAG GTTTTGAAAGCTCGTGGCAAGCAATTTATGATGAATAAAGCTTTAGATGACTAA
- the LOC130810591 gene encoding protein DETOXIFICATION 27-like isoform X1, translated as MRKPPKMGDDLQHSLLLHLNPNNTIVHSGDDLEAKINLIGTQKTWEEFKKVWRIAGPSIFCRVAMFSLTIITQSLAGHLSDLDLAAFSIATTLLISISFGFLIGMATALETLCGQAYGARQYHMLGIYMQRSCVVLFCCAILLLPMFIFAAPLLQILGQSAEVAERTGLVARWLIPMHLSFVFQFSLQRFLQSQLKMAIIAWSSAVALAVHAVISWFFVYKLGVGIVGTALTLDFSWWFSVFILCGYIFYGGCPLTWNGLSSKAFTELWDFFKLALASGVMVLLENVYYRFLVIASGGAGSSHVAVDALSICVTLFGWESMVPLGILAATGVRVAIELGAGNVNNAKFAAKVCMLTSLVIGLIFFSLVVAIPDRLAMIFTPNLSVISGVHELAVLLGSTILLNSVPPVILGIAVGSGWQVLAAYINIGSYYLVGVPLGIFIGLVLKFGYMGIWVGMLGGSLTQIMLLAAVASKLEWEKEVLKARGKQFMMNKALDD; from the exons ATGAGAAAGCCACCAAAAATGGGGGATGATCTACAACACTCATTGCTGCTGCATCTGAATCCCAACAATACAATTGTTCATTCAGGAGATGATTTAGAGGCTAAAATCAATCTGATTGGAACACAGAAGACATGGGAAGAATTCAAGAAAGTATGGAGAATAGCAGGGCCATCCATTTTTTGCCGTGTTGCAATGTTCTCTCTTACTATCATCACTCAATCTTTGGCTGGTCATTTGAGTGACCTTGACCTTGCCGCTTTCTCCATTGCCACTACCCTTCTCATTTCCATTAGCTTTGGCTTTTTG ATTGGAATGGCAACTGCATTGGAAACATTATGTGGGCAAGCATATGGTGCTAGACAATACCACATGTTAGGCATCTACATGCAGCGTTCATGCGTGGTTCTCTTTTGTTGCGCAATTCTTTTGCTTCCCATGTTCATATTTGCCGCACCTTTATTGCAGATCCTAGGCCAATCAGCCGAAGTGGCTGAAAGAACTGGCTTAGTAGCGAGATGGTTGATCCCCATGCACCTAAGCTTTGTATTTCAGTTTTCACTCCAGAGGTTTTTACAAAGCCAACTAAAAATGGCCATCATTGCTTGGTCTTCTGCTGTAGCGTTAGCAGTACATGCCGTTATCAGCTGGTTTTTTGTGTATAAGCTTGGTGTTGGTATAGTAGGAACTGCCCTTACTCTTGATTTCTCGTGGTGGTTCTCTGTATTTATACTGTGTGGATACATTTTTTACGGTGGGTGTCCTTTAACATGGAATGGTTTGTCATCGAAAGCCTTTACTGAATTGTGGGACTTCTTCAAGCTTGCTTTGGCTTCTGGTGTGATGGTCTT ATTGGAGAATGTCTATTACCGCTTCCTAGTTATAGCATCTGGGGGTGCTGGAAGCTCACATGTTGCTGTTGATGCTCTCTCCATATG TGTAACGCTGTTTGGCTGGGAGTCCATGGTTCCACTTGGAATCCTTGCTGCCACTGG CGTGCGAGTAGCCATAGAGCTGGGAGCAGGAAATGTCAACAACGCCAAGTTTGCTGCTAAAGTGTGCATGCTGACATCGTTAGTCATCGGATTGATATTTTTCTCACTAGTCGTAGCCATCCCTGACAGATTGGCAATGATTTTCACTCCGAACTTGTCTGTGATCTCCGGTGTCCATGAGCTAGCAGTTCTACTGGGATCCACTATTCTCTTAAATAGCGTTCCTCCAGTCATCTTAG GCATAGCAGTCGGATCTGGCTGGCAAGTATTGGCAGCATATATAAATATCGGAAGCTATTACTTGGTGGGCGTCCCTCTTGGGATTTTTATTGGGCTTGTATTAAAGTTTGGATACATG GGAATCTGGGTTGGAATGCTCGGTGGAAGTCTGACACAGATAATGCTGCTGGCTGCCGTCGCAAGCAAACTTGAATGGGAAAAGGAG GTTTTGAAAGCTCGTGGCAAGCAATTTATGATGAATAAAGCTTTAGATGACTAA
- the LOC130810591 gene encoding protein DETOXIFICATION 27-like isoform X3: MARTEDFAVNAAYISVAIGMATALETLCGQAYGARQYHMLGIYMQRSCVVLFCCAILLLPMFIFAAPLLQILGQSAEVAERTGLVARWLIPMHLSFVFQFSLQRFLQSQLKMAIIAWSSAVALAVHAVISWFFVYKLGVGIVGTALTLDFSWWFSVFILCGYIFYGGCPLTWNGLSSKAFTELWDFFKLALASGVMVLLENVYYRFLVIASGGAGSSHVAVDALSICVTLFGWESMVPLGILAATGVRVAIELGAGNVNNAKFAAKVCMLTSLVIGLIFFSLVVAIPDRLAMIFTPNLSVISGVHELAVLLGSTILLNSVPPVILGIAVGSGWQVLAAYINIGSYYLVGVPLGIFIGLVLKFGYMGIWVGMLGGSLTQIMLLAAVASKLEWEKEVLKARGKQFMMNKALDD, translated from the exons ATGGCCAGGACAGAGGATTTTGCGGTCAATGCAGCGTATATTTCAGTAGCG ATTGGAATGGCAACTGCATTGGAAACATTATGTGGGCAAGCATATGGTGCTAGACAATACCACATGTTAGGCATCTACATGCAGCGTTCATGCGTGGTTCTCTTTTGTTGCGCAATTCTTTTGCTTCCCATGTTCATATTTGCCGCACCTTTATTGCAGATCCTAGGCCAATCAGCCGAAGTGGCTGAAAGAACTGGCTTAGTAGCGAGATGGTTGATCCCCATGCACCTAAGCTTTGTATTTCAGTTTTCACTCCAGAGGTTTTTACAAAGCCAACTAAAAATGGCCATCATTGCTTGGTCTTCTGCTGTAGCGTTAGCAGTACATGCCGTTATCAGCTGGTTTTTTGTGTATAAGCTTGGTGTTGGTATAGTAGGAACTGCCCTTACTCTTGATTTCTCGTGGTGGTTCTCTGTATTTATACTGTGTGGATACATTTTTTACGGTGGGTGTCCTTTAACATGGAATGGTTTGTCATCGAAAGCCTTTACTGAATTGTGGGACTTCTTCAAGCTTGCTTTGGCTTCTGGTGTGATGGTCTT ATTGGAGAATGTCTATTACCGCTTCCTAGTTATAGCATCTGGGGGTGCTGGAAGCTCACATGTTGCTGTTGATGCTCTCTCCATATG TGTAACGCTGTTTGGCTGGGAGTCCATGGTTCCACTTGGAATCCTTGCTGCCACTGG CGTGCGAGTAGCCATAGAGCTGGGAGCAGGAAATGTCAACAACGCCAAGTTTGCTGCTAAAGTGTGCATGCTGACATCGTTAGTCATCGGATTGATATTTTTCTCACTAGTCGTAGCCATCCCTGACAGATTGGCAATGATTTTCACTCCGAACTTGTCTGTGATCTCCGGTGTCCATGAGCTAGCAGTTCTACTGGGATCCACTATTCTCTTAAATAGCGTTCCTCCAGTCATCTTAG GCATAGCAGTCGGATCTGGCTGGCAAGTATTGGCAGCATATATAAATATCGGAAGCTATTACTTGGTGGGCGTCCCTCTTGGGATTTTTATTGGGCTTGTATTAAAGTTTGGATACATG GGAATCTGGGTTGGAATGCTCGGTGGAAGTCTGACACAGATAATGCTGCTGGCTGCCGTCGCAAGCAAACTTGAATGGGAAAAGGAG GTTTTGAAAGCTCGTGGCAAGCAATTTATGATGAATAAAGCTTTAGATGACTAA